From the Actinopolymorpha sp. NPDC004070 genome, the window CAGCGTGCGCTGAACGCCACCGCGGACCTGCTGGCGGCGACGATCGCGGCGCGGGCGGCCGCGCACGGGTTCGCCTACGCCGACGCGAGAGGGCCGTTCACCGGGCACTCGGTGTGCGCGGACGCGGAGTGGATCAACGGTCTGTCCAACCCGATCGCCGAGTCCTACCACCCGAACCGGCCCGGCCAGCGCGGCTACGCCGACCTGGTGGGACCCGCGTTGAACCGTCTCGCCGGCAGCCGCCGGAGCCGGGTCTGAGCGATCGGCTCCGGCCGGCCCGGCACACGTGAGGGGCCGCCGCGGGACGTCGACCGGACGTCCCGCGGCGGCCCCGGCCCCCCCTCGTGTGGTCGCTCGGCCGTGTTTCTTCACCGGCGGGTGGAGGGGAACTGCTCCTCCTCGGTCGAACCGGTGAGTGCGGTCGTCGCCGACTGCGGCGAGATGGCCGTGCTCACCAGGTCGAAGTAACCGGTGCCCACCTCGCGCTGGTGCCGGGTGGCGGTGTAGCCGTCACGTTCGGCGGCGAACTCGCGTTCCTGCAGGGCGACGTACGCCGTCATGCCGTCGCGGGCGTATCCCTTGGCGAGGTCGAACATCGACTCGTTCAGGGCGTGGAACCCGGCCAGTGTGATGAACTGGAACGCGTACCCCATCTCGCCCAGCTCGCGCTGGAACTTCGCGATCGTCCCGTCGTCGAGGTGCTGTTTCCAGTTGAACGACGGCGAGCAGTTGTAGGCGAGCATCTGGTCCGGGTACTCCGCCTTGATCGCCTCGGCGAACTCCCGCGCCACGTCCAGGTCCGGCTTGGACGTCTCCATCCACAGCAGGTCGGAGTACGGCGCGTAGGCGAGGCCACGGGACACGCACGCCGCCAACCCGTTGTTGACGCGGTAGAAGCCCTCCGCGGTCCGGTCACCGGTGACGAACACCCGGTCGCGTTCGTCGACGTCGCTGGTCACCAGCGTCGCCGCCTGGGCGTCGGTCCGTGCGATGATCAGTGACGGCACGCCGGACACGTCGGCTGCCAGCCGGGCCGCGTTGAGCGTGCGGATGTGCTGTCCGGTGGGGATCAGCACCTTGCCGCCGAGGTGCCCGCACTTCTTCTCCGAGGCCAGCTGGTCCTCCCAGTGCACCCCGGCCGCGCCGGCGGCGACCATCGCCCTCATCAGCTCGAATGCGTTCAGCACGCCGCCGAAGCCGGCCTCCGCGTCGGCCACGATCGGTGCCAGCCAGTACGGCGCGTCCGCGTCGCCCTCCGCCCAGGTGATCTGGTCGGCTCGCTGGAGCGCGTTGTTGATCCGGCGAACCACCTGGGGCACGGAGTTCGCGGGGTACAGGCTCTGGTCCGGATAGGTCTGGCCGGCGAGGTTCGCGTCGGCGGCGACCTGCCACCCGGACAGGTAGATGGCCTCCAGCCCTGCGCGTACCTGCTGGACGGCCTGGTTCCCGGTCAGCGCGCCGAGCGCGGCCACGTAGTCACGCTCGTGCAGCAGCTCCCACAGGCGCTCGGCGCCGAGCCGGGCGAGGGTGTGTTCCTCGGGAACCGAGCCGCGCAGGCGTACGACGTCCTCGGCGGTGTAGTCGCGTCGGATGCCGGCCCAGCGAGGGTCGCGTTCCCAGCTCTGCCGTAGTTCCTGTGCAGCGGCGCGGATGCGGCGCTCGACCGGCCGGTCGCCGTTCGGGCTGTCCTGCTCCGCGGCTTCGCGAGGCGAGGGGATGTTCTGGTCCGCCCTGTTGTGCCTGCCGTCGTGCCTGCTGCGTCGGGCTGTGCTCGGGTGTGCAGTGGTATCGGTTTCGCCCTGACCAGCCGGGGTCCGCGCCGGGGTGTTCCGGCTGGTCCTGGTCCGCTCAGGCTTGGGCGCGGGCTCCTCCGGCGCGTCGTCCGGCCCGCGCGGAGTCGTCTCGCTCGATCGCATCGTGCTCCCCCTCCGTCGGATGGGTGCTTCCGACCCGAGTGTCGGACGCTAGTGGGACCGGTGGAGGAGTTCGTCGGGGGAAACATCCGCGGGTCTTCTCCTACGATGAAAGAGGCGCTTCCTTCGGGCCGAGCGAGTCCGGGTGGAGCCCAGGAGGAGTTCGAGATCGTGACGGCAGACCTCCATCTGCCCACATTCGGGCAGCGACTGCGCCATCTGCGACGCAACCGACACTTGACACTGGCCGAGCTCGGCGAACGGGTCGGCCGGGCGCCGTCCCAGCTGTCCCTGCTGGAGAACGGCCGGCGCGAGCCCAAACTGTCCCTGATCACCGCACTTGCCCAGGCTCTGGATGTGACCGTCGAGGACCTGCTGTCCCCGGCACCACCGACCAGACGTGCGCAACTGGAGATTGCGCTGGAGGAGGCGCAGCGCGAAACCCTTTACAAACAACTCGATCTGCCCCCTCTGCGGGTCGGGCCGCGGGTGCCCACGGAGGTGCTCGAGCACATCACCGCGCTCTACGAGGAACTCAGACGGCGTGACACCAAACCCACCGCCACGCCGGAGGACGCCCGCGCTGCCAACGCCGAGTTGCGCCGGCGGATGCGGGACCGCGGCAACTACTTCCCCGAGGTCGAGCGCCTCGCGGTGGAGACGCTGACCGCGGTCGGCTATCGCGGCGGCACGCTGTCGGACGCGCTGGCGGCCGCGATCGTGATGCACTGCGGGTTCCAGGTGCGCTACGCCGAGGACCTGCCGCGCTCGGTCCGGTCGGTGACCGACCTACGCAACAACCGCATCTACCTGCGGCGGGAGTCGCTCGGGATGCACACCCACCGCGGCATCCTGTTGCAGACCGTCGGCCACTTCGTCCTCGGGCACGAGCAGCCGCGCGACTTCGCCGACTTCCTGCGACAGCGGGTGGAGGCCAACTACTTCGCCGCCGCCGTCCTCGTGCCCGAACAGCAGGCGGTGCCGTTTCTCCAACGGGCGAAGGCGGATCGCGACCTCGCGGTGGAGGATCTGCGGGACGTGTTCTCGGTGTCGTACGAGATGGCCGCGCACCGGTTCACCAACCTCGCCACCCGCCACCTCGACCTACGATGCCATTTCGTCCGCAACGACGAGGCCGGCACGATCTACAAGGCGTACGAGAACGACGGGCTGCTGTTTCCGGCCGACCCGACAGGTGCGATCGAGGGCCAGCGGATGTGCCGTCGCTGGGGCGGCCGGCGGGTCTTCGCCGCCGCGGACCGCTACTCGCCGTTCTACCAGTACACCGACACCCCGGACGGCACGCACTGGTGCGTCTCCCACGTCGACCCGGCCCGAGAACGCCACTTCGCCGTCACTCTGGGGGTGGCGTACGAACAGTCGCGGTGGTTCCGCGGCCGGGAGACCGCCAACCGCGCGACGTCGCGCTGCCCGACCGGCCCCTGCTGCTCCCTGCCGCCACCCGAACTCAGCGCCCGCTGGGAGGGCTCGGCGTGGCCGTCGGCGCGAGCGCACTCTCACGTGCTCGCCGCGCTGCCGACCGGAAACTTCCCGGGCGTGGACGAGACCGACGTCTACACCTTTCTCGACCGCCACGCCCCGTCCTGATCCCGGCGCCGGGATCCGGCTCGCGACACGCCCGTCGCGCGGCCCGTCGCGAAGCCTCCCGTCCCTCCTGGAAGCGAACGGGTCCCGTCGCGGGTAGGCTCGGCGGCTGCGGCAGACCGCTGACGCCAGACGATGCTCGGAGCCCGGCTGAGCCCGACCAGGGCCCGGCATAGCCCGGCCAGGGCCCGGCCGTCGCCGGGGCCGCACCGACGACCACCGTCCACCTGGACAGGAGACATGGCAGGTTCACAACGCTCCGCCGGAGCGGCGTACCGACATCCGTTCGACCGCCGGACCGGCAGCGAGGCGCTGGTGACGTCCACATGCTGACCGCCCTGCTGGTGGCGGCCTCCGTCGTTCTCATCCTGGTTTGTGGCGTATTCGTCGCCGCGGAGTTCTCGCTGGTGACGGTGAGCCGGCCCGCGGTCGAGCGGGCCGCCGAGGCCGGGATGAAGGGCGCCCGCAGCCTCGAGGCCGCCCTCCCGAACCTTTCGACCCACCTGTCCAGCGCCCAGATCGGCATCACCGTCACCAACCTTGCCGTCGGCTGGCTGGCCGAGCCGGCAGTGGCCGGGCTGCTGCACGCCCCGCTGTCCGCGGTCGGCGTCGGCGAAGGCGGGGTCCGCGGGATCTCCCTGACCCTCGCGCTGGTGCTCGTGACGCTGGCCACCATGGTGTTCGGCGAACTCGTGCCGAAGAACCTCGCCATCGCCCACCCGATGGGGGTGGCGCGGACGGTGCAGCTGCCGCTGCGGGCGTTCACCACCGCCACCAAGCCGCTCACCGTCGCGCTGAACAGTTCCGCCAACCACGTCGTCCGGGCGCTCGGCATCGAGCCGCAGGAGGAGCTGGCCTCGGCCCGCACCCCCGAGGAGCTGGTGTCGGTCGTACGGAGTTCGGCCGAGTCGGGCTCGCTGGCGCAGTCCACCGCCGCCCTGGTCGAACGCATGCTCCGCTTCGACGACAAGCGGGCCCGCGACGTCATCACCCCGCGCACCCGGCTGGTCTGGCTGGCCGACCACGACCCGGCCCAACGGGTGATCGACCTGGCCCGCGAGCACGGCCTTTCCCGGTTCCCGGTGGCGCGCGCTGACGACCTGGACGACATCGTGGGCGTGGTCGAGCTGAGCCAGGCGGTGGCCGTGCCGGCCGCGGAGCGCGCGACCACCACCGTCGGCACGTTCGCCGCCGAACCTCTGGTCGTGCCCGACACCGCACCCCTCGACGAGGTGCTGTGGGCGCTGCGCGACTACCGGACCGAGCTGTGCGTCGTGCTCGACGAGTACGGCGGGACCGCCGGCATCACGACGTTCGAGGACGTGGTGGAGGAGATCGTCGGCGAGGTGTCGGACGAGCACGACGAGCCGGCCCCGACCCACGAGCGCACCGACGACGGCTGGGTGATCTCCGGGCTGCTGCGCCCGGACGAGGTCCGCGAGCTGACCGGCATCCGGCTGCCGGCCGACGACCACCGATACGAGACGGTCGCCGGGCTGGTGCTGCACCGCCTCGGCCGGGTACCCGACGCCGGTGACGCAGCGGTCGTGGACGGCGTACGGATCACGGTGGCCCGGATGGACAACCACCGCATCGACCAGGTGTACGTCGAACGCACACCAGACGGCGAGCAGCCCGGCGGGCACGGCAACGGGCACAGCAAAGGGCAGGCCACCGAGCAGGGTGCCGGTCAGGAGGCCGGGGTGAGCGCGGCCGACGGACACGCCACCTGCGACGGTCACGCAGAACGCAACGGTCACGCCGCTCGCACCGGACACGGAGGTGCCGGCTCATGAGTGACGGCGCTGCACTGATCCTGTCGGTCGTCCTGCTGGCGGCGAACGCGTTCTTCGTCGGGGCGGAGTTTGCCCTGGTCTCGGTCCGTCGCAGTCAGATCGAGCCGCTGGTGGAGGCCGGGTCGCGCCGGGCGCGGTCGACCATGTGGGCCATCCGCCGGGTGACGCTGATGATGGCCGGCGCGCAGCTCGGCATCACGTTGTCCACAGTCGGGCTCGGTGCGATCGCCGAACCCGCCCTGGCCCATCTGCTCCAGCCGGCCTTCGAGGCGGTCGGCGTACCCCATGCTCTGCTCCACCCGGTCGCCATCGTGATCGCCCTGCTGGTGGTGGTCGCGCTGCACGTGATCCTCGGAGAGATGGTCCCGAAGAACATCGCGCTGGCCGCACCCGACCGGGCGGCACTCGCCCTCGGGCCGCCGCTGCGGGCGATGGTGCGAGCCATCCGCCCGGTGATCACCGGGCTGAACGGCGTCGCCAACGGCGTGCTGTGGCTGCTGCGGGTCACCCCGCAGGACGAGGTGAACGACGCGGTGACCCACGAGGAGGTGGGCCACCTGCTCGCCGAGTCCCGGAACGAGGGACTGGTCGACGAGGACGAGCACCGGCTGACCGCCGAGGCGCTGGCGTTCGCCGAGGGCACCGCCGGCGAGGTCGCCATCCCGCTGGACTCGGTGGTACTGATCGACGCGCACGCCACCGCCGCCGACGTGGAGGAGCTGTCCGCCCGCACCGGCCACTCCCGCTTCCCCTGCCGGGACGCGGAGGGGGTTCTGTCCGGGTACGTCCACCTCAAGGACGTCCTCATCGAGGAAGTCCAGGCCGGCACCATCGACGAGCGCCCGCAGCCGCTGGCGCCGGACCAGATCCGCCGGCTGCCGGCGATCACCACCGGGACGCCGCTGGTGGAGGTGCTGTCGGCCCTGCGGGTCGGTGCGAGCCACCTGGCCCGGGTCGACGACGAGTCGGGTACGACCACCGGGGTGCTCACCCTGGACGACGTACTCCTCCGGCTGGTACCCCCTCGCCAGCCCCAGGAGGCCCGCTGACATGATCGGCCTCCGTTCGGACGGTGCCGGGCGTAGCCTGACAGGGCCGGATGCCGACCGACGGACCGATCACTGATCGCGGGCTCGACCTTGGGAGGGTCACGGTGGTGCTACGCCAGGCGCTGCTGACCGGTGCCCGCAGCCGGCGGCTGCGGAAGCTGGTCTCCACGATGCCGGTCTCGTCCGCGATCGTGGCGCGGTACGTCGCCGGGGAGACCGCCGACGAGGCGGTGGAGGCCGCGCGCCGGTTGCTCACCGACGGGCTGCAGTCCTCGATCGACTACCTCGGCGAGGACACCCGCGACCGCGACCAGGCCACCCGGGCCACCCAGGCGTACCTCATCCTGCTCGACCGGCTGCACCGCGCCGGCCTCACCCGGGGTGCGGAGATCTCGGTCAAGCTGTCCGCCGTGGGCCGGGCGCTGGGCTCCGACGGCGAGAAGATCGCCCTCGACAACGCCCGGTCGATCGCCGACGCCGCCAAGGACGCCGGCACCACGGTGACCCTCGACATGGAGGACCACGCCTCGGTCGAGACCACCCTCTCGATCCTGCACGAGCTGCGCCGGGACTTCCCCGAGACCGGTGCCGTCCTGCAGGCATACCTCCACCGCACCGAGGCCGACTGCCGCGACCTCGCCCACGAGGGTTCCCGGGTGCGGCTGTGCAAGGGCGCCTACAACGAGTCCGCGTCGGTGGCGTACCAGAAGACCGGCGACGTCGACCGGTCCTACGTCCGCTGCCTGAAGATCCTGATGGCCGGCCAGGGCTATCCGATGATCGCCACCCACGACCCGCGGCTGATCGAGATCGCCGGCGCCCTCGCGATGCGCCACGACCGGTCGCGGGGCAGCTACGAGTACCAGATGCTGTACGGCATCCGGCCGCAGGAGCAGCGGCGGCTGGCCGACCTGGGCGACACCGTCCGGGTCTACGTGCCCTACGGCGACGAGTGGTACGCCTACCTCATGCGCCGGATGGCGGAGCGACCGGCCAACGCCGCGTTCTTCGTGCGCTCGCTGCTCACCCGGACCTGAGGGCCGACCAGGCCCCTGTGCCCCGACCGGCTCGCCGGCGCCGGGCCGGTTGGGTGTAGGTGTAGGGGGTCCGCGCGTGTAGGAAACCCCACCCCCGCCGAAGGATGATGCCGCGATGAACGCCGTCCAGCACACGATCGCCGTGATCGGCGCCGGCAAGATGGGCGAGGCAATCCTGTCCGGCCTGCTCCGCGCCGGCTGGCCGGCCAACCGGCTGATCGCGACGGCCCGGCGGGCCGAGCGCGGCGAACAGCTCGCCGAGCGCTACGGCGTCCGCGTCCTGCCCAACACCGAGGCGGCCGCGGAGGCGGACGTGCTGGTGGTCGCGGTCAAGCCGCAGGACGCCGGCACGTTGATGGTGGAGCTCGCCCCGGCCGTGCCGGCCGGGAGGCTGGTGGTGACCCTGTGCGCGGGCCTGCCGACCGCGTTCTTCGAGAAGCGGCTGCCGGACGCCACTCCGGTCGTACGGGTGATGTCCAACACCCCGGCTCTGGTCGACCAGGCGATGAGCGCGATCTCGGCCGGTTCGCACGCCAGCGCCGAGCACCTCGCGCTGACCGAGGAGATGCTGCGCCCGCTGGGGGAGACGCTGCGGTTGCCGGAGTCTCAGCAGGACGCGGTGACGGCGCTGTCGGGTTCGGGCCCGGCGTACTTCTACTACCTCGTCGAGGCGATGACCGACGCCGGCATCCTGCTCGGGCTGCCGCGGCAGGTGGCGCACGACCTGATCGTGCAGGCCGCGCTGGGCGCCGCGGTGATGTTGCGCGACACCGGTGAGCACCCGGTGGCGTTGCGGGAGGCGGTGACGTCTCCGGGCGGCACCACGATCAGCGCCATCCGCGAGCTGGAGAGCCACCGGGTGCGGGCCGCGGTGCTGGACGCGATCGAGGCTGCCCGCGACCGCGCCCGCGAGATCGCCGCCGCCGCGGAGTAGGCGACGGCTGCGTGGTCAGTCGGCGCGGCGCAGGTGCAGGAAGTCGCTCACGCCGAAGCGGGCCAGGAGGAACCTGGCCCGCTTCGGCATGTCCGTACGGGCCTCGTCGTGCACCACCCGGGGGTCGGTCAGCCGGATCGTCTCGCCCTTGCTGACGATCTCGCAGCCGCCCGCGGCGAGGACGTTGCGCACCCAGTCCGCGTCCGGTCCGTAGGTCAGGGCGATGACGTAGTTGTCCGGCCCGCCGAAGACGTTCACCGGCGTCTCGTACCGCCGTCCCGACGTCCGGCCCTGGTGGACGACCATCGCCAGCCCCGGCAGCCGGGGTGCCGCCTTCCCGAGGACCCGGTTGGTGGCGACCTTGTTGAATCTCGCGACCCGCTTGCTCAGCACCATGGCCCGATGGTTCCTCGTCCCTGCGGATGGATCAACACGCGCAGGCGTCCGGAAACGTCCGGTCCTTCACAACCCGATCGCCCTCCGGGCGGCGGCGAGTGTCGGCGCGGCGAGTTCCCGGGCGCGTTCGGCGCCCAGGCGCAGGGTCGCGTCGACGTACGCCGGGTCCGCGGCGAGTTCGGCGTACCTGTTCTGCAGCGGCTCCAGTACGCCCACCACCGCGTCGGCGGTGTCGCGTTTGAGTGCGGCGTAACCGTCGTACTTCCCGGCGAGGGCCGCCGGGTCCGCCTCGCCGGTGCAGCCCGCCAGGATCTCCAGCAGGTTGGACACGCCGGGCCGGTTCTCGGGGTCGTAGCCGACGTCCGGCGAGGCGTCGGTGACCGCGCGGGACACCTTGCGAACGATCACCTCGGGTGGGTCGAGCAGCCGGATGGATCCGAGCGAGTCGGCCGGTGCGTCCTTGCTCATTTTCGAGGTCGGGTTCTGCAGGTCCATCACCCGCGCCCCCACGGTGGCCGGGCTCATCTCCGGCACGACGAAGGTGCGCCCGTACTCGCGGTTGAACCGGATCGCGAGGTCCCGGGCGAGCTCCACGTGCTGGCGCTGGTCCTCGCCGACCGGCACCTCCGTACTCCCGTACAGCAGGATGTCCGCGGCCATAAGTACCGGATAGGTGTACAGCGACACCCGGGTGCGCGGCCGGCCGCGTCCCTTCTCCTTGAACTGGATCATCCGGTTCAGCTCGCCGACGTAGGCCGTCG encodes:
- the aceA gene encoding isocitrate lyase, producing the protein MRSSETTPRGPDDAPEEPAPKPERTRTSRNTPARTPAGQGETDTTAHPSTARRSRHDGRHNRADQNIPSPREAAEQDSPNGDRPVERRIRAAAQELRQSWERDPRWAGIRRDYTAEDVVRLRGSVPEEHTLARLGAERLWELLHERDYVAALGALTGNQAVQQVRAGLEAIYLSGWQVAADANLAGQTYPDQSLYPANSVPQVVRRINNALQRADQITWAEGDADAPYWLAPIVADAEAGFGGVLNAFELMRAMVAAGAAGVHWEDQLASEKKCGHLGGKVLIPTGQHIRTLNAARLAADVSGVPSLIIARTDAQAATLVTSDVDERDRVFVTGDRTAEGFYRVNNGLAACVSRGLAYAPYSDLLWMETSKPDLDVAREFAEAIKAEYPDQMLAYNCSPSFNWKQHLDDGTIAKFQRELGEMGYAFQFITLAGFHALNESMFDLAKGYARDGMTAYVALQEREFAAERDGYTATRHQREVGTGYFDLVSTAISPQSATTALTGSTEEEQFPSTRR
- a CDS encoding helix-turn-helix domain-containing protein, whose product is MTADLHLPTFGQRLRHLRRNRHLTLAELGERVGRAPSQLSLLENGRREPKLSLITALAQALDVTVEDLLSPAPPTRRAQLEIALEEAQRETLYKQLDLPPLRVGPRVPTEVLEHITALYEELRRRDTKPTATPEDARAANAELRRRMRDRGNYFPEVERLAVETLTAVGYRGGTLSDALAAAIVMHCGFQVRYAEDLPRSVRSVTDLRNNRIYLRRESLGMHTHRGILLQTVGHFVLGHEQPRDFADFLRQRVEANYFAAAVLVPEQQAVPFLQRAKADRDLAVEDLRDVFSVSYEMAAHRFTNLATRHLDLRCHFVRNDEAGTIYKAYENDGLLFPADPTGAIEGQRMCRRWGGRRVFAAADRYSPFYQYTDTPDGTHWCVSHVDPARERHFAVTLGVAYEQSRWFRGRETANRATSRCPTGPCCSLPPPELSARWEGSAWPSARAHSHVLAALPTGNFPGVDETDVYTFLDRHAPS
- a CDS encoding hemolysin family protein, whose translation is MLTALLVAASVVLILVCGVFVAAEFSLVTVSRPAVERAAEAGMKGARSLEAALPNLSTHLSSAQIGITVTNLAVGWLAEPAVAGLLHAPLSAVGVGEGGVRGISLTLALVLVTLATMVFGELVPKNLAIAHPMGVARTVQLPLRAFTTATKPLTVALNSSANHVVRALGIEPQEELASARTPEELVSVVRSSAESGSLAQSTAALVERMLRFDDKRARDVITPRTRLVWLADHDPAQRVIDLAREHGLSRFPVARADDLDDIVGVVELSQAVAVPAAERATTTVGTFAAEPLVVPDTAPLDEVLWALRDYRTELCVVLDEYGGTAGITTFEDVVEEIVGEVSDEHDEPAPTHERTDDGWVISGLLRPDEVRELTGIRLPADDHRYETVAGLVLHRLGRVPDAGDAAVVDGVRITVARMDNHRIDQVYVERTPDGEQPGGHGNGHSKGQATEQGAGQEAGVSAADGHATCDGHAERNGHAARTGHGGAGS
- a CDS encoding hemolysin family protein produces the protein MSDGAALILSVVLLAANAFFVGAEFALVSVRRSQIEPLVEAGSRRARSTMWAIRRVTLMMAGAQLGITLSTVGLGAIAEPALAHLLQPAFEAVGVPHALLHPVAIVIALLVVVALHVILGEMVPKNIALAAPDRAALALGPPLRAMVRAIRPVITGLNGVANGVLWLLRVTPQDEVNDAVTHEEVGHLLAESRNEGLVDEDEHRLTAEALAFAEGTAGEVAIPLDSVVLIDAHATAADVEELSARTGHSRFPCRDAEGVLSGYVHLKDVLIEEVQAGTIDERPQPLAPDQIRRLPAITTGTPLVEVLSALRVGASHLARVDDESGTTTGVLTLDDVLLRLVPPRQPQEAR
- a CDS encoding proline dehydrogenase family protein yields the protein MVLRQALLTGARSRRLRKLVSTMPVSSAIVARYVAGETADEAVEAARRLLTDGLQSSIDYLGEDTRDRDQATRATQAYLILLDRLHRAGLTRGAEISVKLSAVGRALGSDGEKIALDNARSIADAAKDAGTTVTLDMEDHASVETTLSILHELRRDFPETGAVLQAYLHRTEADCRDLAHEGSRVRLCKGAYNESASVAYQKTGDVDRSYVRCLKILMAGQGYPMIATHDPRLIEIAGALAMRHDRSRGSYEYQMLYGIRPQEQRRLADLGDTVRVYVPYGDEWYAYLMRRMAERPANAAFFVRSLLTRT
- the proC gene encoding pyrroline-5-carboxylate reductase — encoded protein: MNAVQHTIAVIGAGKMGEAILSGLLRAGWPANRLIATARRAERGEQLAERYGVRVLPNTEAAAEADVLVVAVKPQDAGTLMVELAPAVPAGRLVVTLCAGLPTAFFEKRLPDATPVVRVMSNTPALVDQAMSAISAGSHASAEHLALTEEMLRPLGETLRLPESQQDAVTALSGSGPAYFYYLVEAMTDAGILLGLPRQVAHDLIVQAALGAAVMLRDTGEHPVALREAVTSPGGTTISAIRELESHRVRAAVLDAIEAARDRAREIAAAAE
- a CDS encoding nitroreductase family deazaflavin-dependent oxidoreductase, which gives rise to MVLSKRVARFNKVATNRVLGKAAPRLPGLAMVVHQGRTSGRRYETPVNVFGGPDNYVIALTYGPDADWVRNVLAAGGCEIVSKGETIRLTDPRVVHDEARTDMPKRARFLLARFGVSDFLHLRRAD
- the trpS gene encoding tryptophan--tRNA ligase; its protein translation is MNHTATDHAAVDATPTTRTIFSGIQPTGRLTLGNYLGALGRFVDLQHTARCVFCVVDLHALTVEHDPRRLRQLTRETATIYLAAGLDPAVCVLTRQSDLPAHTELMYLLESTAYVGELNRMIQFKEKGRGRPRTRVSLYTYPVLMAADILLYGSTEVPVGEDQRQHVELARDLAIRFNREYGRTFVVPEMSPATVGARVMDLQNPTSKMSKDAPADSLGSIRLLDPPEVIVRKVSRAVTDASPDVGYDPENRPGVSNLLEILAGCTGEADPAALAGKYDGYAALKRDTADAVVGVLEPLQNRYAELAADPAYVDATLRLGAERARELAAPTLAAARRAIGL